From the Solanum lycopersicum chromosome 10, SLM_r2.1 genome, one window contains:
- the LOC101251830 gene encoding yqaJ-like viral recombinase domain-containing protein isoform X1, with the protein MSNACVSRFSSIQKTAVPFPGRSYHGIVFLRNFSTLTAPCISPSIPLSYPPPSVVSVACLTQSDAPQRSEEWFALRKDKLTTSTFSTALGLWKGNRRYELWHEKVFAPEVQLLPSPSRSAMDWGVLMEAVAIERYKSITGRDVSSLGFAVHSDERLDWVGASPDGLLGSLPGGGILEVKCPYNKGKPEKGLPWSTMPFYYMPQVQGQMEIMDRDWVDVYCWTPNGSAIFRVYRERSYWELMHGILWEFWWDNVVPAREALIMGNEEGATAYKPTSTHKKTGLVISRSLKLAGSPYPQCGIFLGESLIKSSSNASTGH; encoded by the exons ATGAGCAATGCATGCGTTTCGAGATTCAGCAGCATTCAGAAAACAGCTGTCCCATTTCCTGGCAGAAGCTATCATGGCATTGTTTTCTTGAGGAACTTCTCAACTTTGACAGCACCATGTATCTCTCCAAGCATTCCTCTCAGTTATCCTCCACCATCAGTAGTTTCAGTGGCCTGCCTAACCCAATCAGATGCTCCACAACGTTCTGAGGAGTGGTTTGCCCTTCGCAAAGACAAATTAACTACAAGCACCTTCAGCACTGCTTTAGGACTCTGGAAAGGAAATCGACGATATGAGCTTTGGCATGAGAAGGTATTTGCTCCAGAAGTCCAATTACTACCATCTCCTAGCAGGAGTGCCATGGATTGGGGTGTTCTCATGGAAGCAGTAGCCATAGAACGCTATAAAAGCATCACTGGTCGTGATGTGAGCTCACTCGGGTTCGCAGTCCATTCGGATGAGCGATTGGATTGGGTTGGTGCCTCCCCGGATGGTCTTCTTGGAAGCTTGCCTGGAGGTGGGATCCTGGAAGTAAAATGCCCATACAACAAAGGTAAACCAGAAAAGGGCCTCCCGTGGTCAACTATGCCATTCTACTACATGCCTCAGGTGCAAGGGCAAATGGAAATCATGGACAGAGATTGGGTTGATGTGTATTGTTGGACACCAAACGGGAGCGCAATATTCCGTGTCTACCGAGAGCGGAGTTACTGGGAGTTAATGCATGGAATTTTATGGGAATTTTGGTGGGATAATGTGGTTCCTGCTAGAGAAGCTCTTATAATGGGAAATGAAGAGGGTGCCACAGCCTATAAACCAACATCAACACACAAAAAAACAGGACTTGTCATTTCAAGAAGCTTGAAGTTGGCAG GATCGCCTTATCCCCAATGTGGGATTTTTCTAGGCGAATCTTTGATCAAGTCAAGCTCCAATGCAAGTACTGGACACTAG
- the LOC101251830 gene encoding YqaJ-like viral recombinase domain-containing protein — protein MSNACVSRFSSIQKTAVPFPGRSYHGIVFLRNFSTLTAPCISPSIPLSYPPPSVVSVACLTQSDAPQRSEEWFALRKDKLTTSTFSTALGLWKGNRRYELWHEKVFAPEVQLLPSPSRSAMDWGVLMEAVAIERYKSITGRDVSSLGFAVHSDERLDWVGASPDGLLGSLPGGGILEVKCPYNKGKPEKGLPWSTMPFYYMPQVQGQMEIMDRDWVDVYCWTPNGSAIFRVYRERSYWELMHGILWEFWWDNVVPAREALIMGNEEGATAYKPTSTHKKTGLVISRSLKLAGESKMLCRDIAGHIEFFR, from the coding sequence ATGAGCAATGCATGCGTTTCGAGATTCAGCAGCATTCAGAAAACAGCTGTCCCATTTCCTGGCAGAAGCTATCATGGCATTGTTTTCTTGAGGAACTTCTCAACTTTGACAGCACCATGTATCTCTCCAAGCATTCCTCTCAGTTATCCTCCACCATCAGTAGTTTCAGTGGCCTGCCTAACCCAATCAGATGCTCCACAACGTTCTGAGGAGTGGTTTGCCCTTCGCAAAGACAAATTAACTACAAGCACCTTCAGCACTGCTTTAGGACTCTGGAAAGGAAATCGACGATATGAGCTTTGGCATGAGAAGGTATTTGCTCCAGAAGTCCAATTACTACCATCTCCTAGCAGGAGTGCCATGGATTGGGGTGTTCTCATGGAAGCAGTAGCCATAGAACGCTATAAAAGCATCACTGGTCGTGATGTGAGCTCACTCGGGTTCGCAGTCCATTCGGATGAGCGATTGGATTGGGTTGGTGCCTCCCCGGATGGTCTTCTTGGAAGCTTGCCTGGAGGTGGGATCCTGGAAGTAAAATGCCCATACAACAAAGGTAAACCAGAAAAGGGCCTCCCGTGGTCAACTATGCCATTCTACTACATGCCTCAGGTGCAAGGGCAAATGGAAATCATGGACAGAGATTGGGTTGATGTGTATTGTTGGACACCAAACGGGAGCGCAATATTCCGTGTCTACCGAGAGCGGAGTTACTGGGAGTTAATGCATGGAATTTTATGGGAATTTTGGTGGGATAATGTGGTTCCTGCTAGAGAAGCTCTTATAATGGGAAATGAAGAGGGTGCCACAGCCTATAAACCAACATCAACACACAAAAAAACAGGACTTGTCATTTCAAGAAGCTTGAAGTTGGCAGGTGAGTCAAAGATGTTGTGCAGGGATATTGCTGGTCATATTGAATTTTTTCGCTAG